In the genome of Candidatus Cloacimonas sp., the window CCTCCACTTCCGGAAAGACGAACTTCATAAGTATCAGCCATTATTCACCTCCCGCAGTTTGAGTTTTTTTGCAAAGAGCTGCATATTCAGTGGAAAATTCAGCCCGAATTTCCTTGCGTAAAATACCCCGGATAATCTTTCCTTCCACTTTTTCAGGAGGCAATTTCTCGACGGCGGAAAGAGGAATGGAATTATCGCGAAAATCCTTCAGCATCTGAGGTGCACCACCTTTTTTATTTAAGCGTCCGTAAATAACTGGACAGGCACTGACTACTTCAATCAGAGAAAAACCAGTATGTTGTAAAGCGTCTTTAATCATATTTTGCATTTCCAAAACATGAAAAGCCGTTGTTCTGGCAACAAAAGAAGCACCTGCACCCATAGCCAAATTGCAGATGTTAAAATCGGGTTCTATATTTCCGTAAGGAGCTGTAGTGGCATAAGCATTATGAGGAGTTGTGGGACTGCACTGTCCACCCGTCATCCCATAAATATTATTATTTATCATAATCACTTTCAGGTCTATATTGCGGCGGGCGGCATGAATTAAATGATTTCCACCAATGGCTGCACAATCGCCATCGCCAGTAACAACGATTACCTTTAAATGGGGTTTGTGCATTTTTATACCTGTGGCAAAAGCGATGCTGCGTCCATGAATCGAATGTAATGTATTGAAATCAACATAAACAGGCATTCTGGAAGAGCAGCCAATTCCTGAAACCATAACAATATCGTTACGATCTATATTCAAAGAGGCAACTGCGCGTATAATGGCTCCTAAAACTATGCCATTGCTACATCCGGCACACCATACATGGGGAAATTTTTTATCGTGACGCAGGTATTCGTGAATAATGCGTTGGGGAATATTTGCCATTTTAGCATACCTCCTTGATTTTGGATAGGATTTCATTGGGAGTGATTAGTTCGCTGCTCACTTTGTTAATGGGAATGAGACCACCATCACTTTTTTCTTTGGTCAAGCGTTGCACTTCATAAATCAGCTGACCTTGATTAAGTTCCGGAACTATC includes:
- a CDS encoding 2-oxoacid:ferredoxin oxidoreductase subunit beta: MANIPQRIIHEYLRHDKKFPHVWCAGCSNGIVLGAIIRAVASLNIDRNDIVMVSGIGCSSRMPVYVDFNTLHSIHGRSIAFATGIKMHKPHLKVIVVTGDGDCAAIGGNHLIHAARRNIDLKVIMINNNIYGMTGGQCSPTTPHNAYATTAPYGNIEPDFNICNLAMGAGASFVARTTAFHVLEMQNMIKDALQHTGFSLIEVVSACPVIYGRLNKKGGAPQMLKDFRDNSIPLSAVEKLPPEKVEGKIIRGILRKEIRAEFSTEYAALCKKTQTAGGE